The following are encoded together in the Babesia microti strain RI chromosome II, complete genome genome:
- a CDS encoding hypothetical protein (overlaps_old_locusTagID:BBM_II01140;~overlaps_old_locusTagID:BBM_II01145), whose translation MSCVGCAISSSPPVRDPLSRLEYLLQNLLVNFTQIVTVVAPEASQSTQINTTELPDVIKEKITELTDKVIVILKAIDENIDFIPDSTIPLDEIRNCISKLHQENTSAAKELCQLEHIFDFAYRKARDLSTHATDTDKDDSNE comes from the exons ATGAGTTGTGTCGGTTGTGCCATAAGCTCATCACCACCAGTTAGAGATCCTCTTAGCAGACTAGAGTATTTGCTCCAAAATCTGTTGGTCAATTTCACT CAAATTGTCACTGTTGTGGCACCTGAGGCAAGTCAAAGCACCCAAATAAATACAACAGAACTACCAGATGTTATAAAGGAAAAAATAACAGAACTTACTGATAAAGTCATTGTCATACTAAAGGCCATAGATGAAAACATTGATTTCATACCGGATTCCACAATCCCTTTG GATGAAATAAGGAACtgtatatcaaaattacacCAGGAAAATACTTCAGCGGCCAAAGAACTTTGCCAATTGGAACACATATTTGACTTTGCCTACCGCAAGGCAAGGGACCTCTCCACCCATGCAACAGACACCGACAAGGACGATAGTAATGAATAA
- a CDS encoding hypothetical protein (overlaps_old_locusTagID:BBM_II01135), translating into METSDEDRDAYIESLLDALEKSKTVRLHLEDIISSLHANLEKERVDRENVEAELVRLQEHTLCMREAQQDEIEELEETYKSNTNAVQRVIELENELNEMKIKYKHLSDITKEKAMQRDNVEFVNKQKISKLENENKKLDSMVKELESKETQINYQSNLIRDLLQQQNDNNKTIEALQDKITKLKKNLRSSMHFNGSNNIDLDTTKILISNDSLARGDSRRNCQMTYRVSSSEYSSKISSNSEYDDSFAMKVPRHFISKLWKNFINVCKDNYMFLNSEISSLYTNREYCMISLDGSNNFLGTQLPNAYKEPILCCSQSSPGIFRLNSDYSLTFASTNSPYVGYKLRTDQYFLNAILSKNTTTEPIIFQVVEKGLCILKVRFRNLYLGLINDPFSHSSNILGLTSRYNYTPVNSNYSYSSKTQDSNYNPEPTQNSPERMCSSTSASDNSVITPYKSNEAFTDENLKMGFVPNGRAAKFRLVTLEDYLNIQARKEAQHMMDVRRSNQFEVENDKHDSSDWVIVPEITAFTLARSLV; encoded by the exons ATGGAGACTAGTGACGAG GATCGCGACGCATATATCGAATCACTGTTGGATGCTTTGGAAAAGTCCAAAACTGTAAGGTTACACCTCGAAGATATTATCAGTTCTCTGCATGCCAATTTGGAGAAGGAACGAGTTGATCGGGAAAATGTTGAAGCGGAGCTGGTTAGGCTGCAAGAACACACTTTGTGCATGAGGGAGGCCCAGCAAGATGAAATAGAGGAACTAGAGGAAACATACAAAAGCAATACAAATGCAGTCCAAAGAGTTATTGAGTTGGAGAATGAATTGAATGAGATGAAAATAAAGTATAAACACCTCTCCGATATCACAAAGGAAAAGGCAATGCAGAGAGACAATGTAGAATTTGTGAATAAGCAAAAGATTAGCAAGTTGGAAAATGAGAACAAGAAGTTGGACTCTATGGTTAAGGAGCTTGAATCCAAAGaaacacaaataaattaccaatcCAATCTTATACGAGACTTATTACAACAGCAGAATGATAACAACAAGACTATAGAAGCTCTGCAGGACAAGATAACCAAACTAAAGAAGAATTTGAGATCTAGCATGCATTTTAATGGGTCAAATAACATAGATTTAGACACTACG aAAATTCTCATCAGTAATGATTCCTTGGCGAGAGGCGACAGTAGAAGGAACTGTCAAATGACTTATAGGGTTTCTTCCAGCGAATACTCTTCAAAgatatcatcaaattccGAATACGATGATTCGTTCGCAATGAAAGTTCCCAGACACTTCATATCCAAACTTTGgaaaaatttcataaacGTATGCAAAGACAACTATATGTTTTTGAACTCTGAGATATCATCGCTGTATACAAATAGGGAATACTGCATGATTTCTCTGGATGGTTCGAATAATTTCTTGGGTACACAATTGCCAAATGCATACAAGGAACCCATTTTGTGTTGTTCGCAATCTTCACCTGGGATATTCAGGCTAAATTCCGATTACAGCCTTACATTCGCCTCTACCAACTCCCCTTATGTTGGATATAAACTGAGAACTGaccaatattttttgaacgcaattttatcaaaaaataccACAACCGAACCCATAATTTTTCAGGTTGTTGAGAAAGGATTATGTATACTAAAGGTTAGGTTCAGGAACCTATATCTGGGCCTAATAAACGACCCATTTTCACATTCTAGCAATATTTTAGGACTGACCAGCAGGTATAATTACACTCCAGTGAATTCAAACTACAGCTACTCCTCCAAAACGCAAGATAGCAATTACAACCCAGAACCTACTCAAAACTCACCAGAACGCATGTGTTCCTCCACCTCTGCAAGTGATAATTCGGTTATTACTCCATACAAATCTAATGAAGCCTTTACggatgaaaatttaaagATGGGATTTGTGCCTAATGGCAGGGCGGCTAAGTTCAGATTGGTAACACTTGAGGATTACTTGAATATTCAGGCGAGGAAAGAGGCACAGCACATGATGGATGTTAGAAGATCAAATCAATTTGAGGTTGAGAATGATAAACACGATTCTTCGGATTGGGTTATTGTTCCAGAGATTACCGCTTTTACTCTAGCCAGATCACTAGTGTAG
- a CDS encoding translation initiation factor eIF-2 gamma subunit (overlaps_old_locusTagID:BBM_II01115) has protein sequence MVSCNSDHLRKQDLSSLDITKLTPLSIDVISRQATINIGTIGHVAHGKSTVVHAISGVHTVRFKHEKERNITIKLGYANAKIFKCTNPECPAPGCYTSFGSNKEDDPPCPRPGCGAKMELKRHVSFVDCPGHDILMATMLNGAAVMDAALLLIAGNEPCPQPQTSEHLAAVEIMRLKHILILQNKTELIKEVQAFQQQQEIRQFVSGTSADGAPIIPISAVLKYNIDVVCEYLVTQIAVPKRDFISSPQMIVIRSFDVNKPGEEIKNLQGGVAGGSILKGVLRVGDEIEIRPGIISKDPNGTIQCRPIISRIVSLFAEQNDLQFAVPGGLIGVGTNIDPTLTRADRLVGQVVGYKGLLPECFVEIEVSYYLLRRLLGIRAQDGDKNTKVAKLRKGEFLMVNIGSTSVGGRVTGVKPDMAKLELTGPVCTKIGDKVALSRRVDKHWRLIGWGQINKGKALVIQEPL, from the exons ATGGTCTCATGCAATTCAGATCACCTACGTAAGCAA GACCTATCATCATTGGATATAACTAAGCTCACGCCATTGTCAATCGATGTAATAAGCAGACAGGCTACAATCAATATag GTACAATCGGACATGTGGCACATGGCAAATCTACAGTTGTTCATGCAATTTCCGGCGTTCATACTGTGCGTTTTAAGCATGAAAAGGAACGCAACATTACAATCAAATTAGGTTATGCAAATGCTAAGATTTTCAAATGTACTAACCCTGAATGCCCGGCCCCTGGATGTTATACTTCGTTCGGGAGTAACAAGGAAGACGATCCACCCTGTCCTAGGCCAGGGTGCGGTGCAAAAATGGAGTTGAAACGGCATGTTTCATTTGTAGATTGCCCTGGGCATGACATTTTAATGGCTACGATGTTAAACGGGGCGGCTGTTATGGATGCAGCGCTTCTGTTAATAGCAGGAAATGAACCCTGTCCACAGCCGCAAACATCTGAGCACTTGGCAGCAGTTGAAATTATGAGACTTAagcatattttaatattgcaaaataagACGGAATTGATCAAAGAAGTACAGGCCTTTCAACAGCAACAGGAGATCCGTCAATTTGTTTCAG GCACTTCAGCTGACGGGGCCCCGATCATTCCAATTAGTGCAGTGTTAAAGTACAATATAGATGTGGTGTGCGAGTATTTGGTGACTCAAATCGCAGTGCCTAAAAGGGACTTCATTTCCTCGCCACAAATGATTGTAATTCGCTCATTCGATGTCAATAAA CCTGGAGAGGAAATTAAGAATTTGCAAGGTGGAGTAGCGGGGGGAAGTATATTAAAAGGTGTTTTACGCGTGGgagatgaaattgaaattagGCCTGGGATCATTTCTAAAGACCCCAATGGGACCATACAATGTAGGCCCATCATTTCCCGTATCGTTTCCCTGTTTGCTGAACAAAATGACCTACAATTTGCAGTACCTGGGGGACTAATTGGCGTTGGCACCAATATAGACCCAACCTTAACCCGAGCTGATAGGCTTGTTGGCCAGGTCGTAGGTTATAAAGGATTATTACCAGAATGTTTCGTGGAGATTGAAGTTTCATATTACTTGCTAag aCGCTTGTTAGGAATAAGGGCACAGGACGGGGACAAGAATACCAAGGTGGCAAAGTTGAGAAAGGGGGAGTTCCTAATGGTTAACATCGGGTCCACTTCCGTGGGTGGGAGAGTTACTGGTGTCAAACCTGATATGGCAAAACTCGAACTAACAGGGCCAGTTTGTACAAAG ATAGGTGACAAAGTTGCTTTGAGTAGGCGTGTCGATAAGCACTGGAGATTAATCGGCTGGGGACAGATAAACAAGGGCAAGGCACTGGTCATCCAAGAGCCATtatag
- a CDS encoding hypothetical protein (overlaps_old_locusTagID:BBM_II01110), producing the protein MLLVKWNFVYDDAVSLSNKIYKFGMPIISIVESNNCKGGSKKNMKKRKGDGNFKNDTCKIVKRNTSSLKFTAETKRVEVVINVDFQNSSLHNKSNYKLECQTYLDINKCIQTLIHQNGIRRINKLNGPRKSYYPENAENQPNNTLKGVKRLLRPPKKILYESWIHKTMSKSNEPKQRILFKNTKHKSFEINEGADSSEIKLFELISPGYSRHHDKLLTLTRHIFNDSNCNENYANVSKTQGIYININRKYKTFFRRKYSETQLLQFITNNIIDGHLSFGDIANPKYTSKKEASKCFIILLKLASNDVINIQCHKNAPIITLVTHNLSNH; encoded by the exons ATGTTGCTTGTGAAATGGAATTTTGTATACGACGATGCAGTTTCCCTGAGTAATAAG aTATACAAGTTCGGCATGCCCataatatcaattgtaGAATCTAATAATTGCAAAGGTGGTAGCAAGAAGAATATGAAGAAAAGAAAGGGTGATGGA AACTTCAAAAATGATACGtgcaaaattgtaaaacGAAATACATCATCCCTCAAATTTACAGCG GAAACTAAAAGAGTGGAAGTTGTTATAAATGTTGATTTTCAAA ATTCTAGCCTGCACAATAAATCTAATTATAAACTAGAATGTCAGACATATttggatataaataaatgcataCAGACACTAATACATCAAAATGGCATTCGCCgtattaataaattaaatggtCCACGTAAATCATATTATCCGGAAAATGCTGAAAATCAaccaaataatacattaaaaGGAG ttaaaaGATTACTTAGGCCTCcaaaaaaaattctttATGAGTCATGGATACATAAAA CAATGAGTAAAAGCAATGAACCTAAACAAAggattttatttaaaaatacaaaacataaatcatttgaaatCAACGAAGGGGCGGATAGCAGCGAAATCAAACTCTTTGAGCTG ataTCTCCTGGATATAGTAGACACCATGACAAATTACTAACACTTACTAGGCACATTTTCAACGATAGTAATTGTAATGAAAATTATGCAAATGTTTCTAAGACACA gggaatatatataaatatcaacagAAAGTACAAGACCTTTTTTCGAAGGAAATACTCAGAAACACAATTATTACA GTTCATTACgaataatataattgatgGTCATTTGAGTTTTGGGGATATAGCAAATCCAAAATACACCAGCAAAAAAGAGGCTAGCAAATGCTTCATAATACTTTTAAAATTGGCATCCAATGACGTAATCAATATACAATGCCACAAAAACGCCCCAATCATAACGCTCGTAAcacataatttatcaaatcattAA
- a CDS encoding NAN1, UTP17, WDR75, NET1-associated nuclear protein 1 (U3 small nucleolar RNA-associated protein 17) (overlaps_old_locusTagID:BBM_II01150) — MEAHLSKPNGNDYHTQNGGSKSDSLKCSYKSPLFGGYFLTSAPCYSTCGLYIFVSNASRVHVYNSKDLSYKFVLPPTDSIINIAVYCCSNDYLLVLSRLGKLIVYRMDEEYSSFDKFAEYSFTGLEMLDMKVSKFGTIFLVTRHDSNTIGICKLQLNFSVSCTEIVECRDKLEYICKFDRDISCFAISYTGEMIAVSVYKLLMVFKVVDMGSINMNKSANLGNLVMYCTLSLHQITTLSFHPRQNYLASGDITGKVITWHIKQYDNQSMAVNNPLVFSASSVALNYISTGMMSNEVCHKRMGCFYLINNPDNPISPHPIAESLISSENSGKSQLKTIDKQLNAVNDGSGVENFIGLLECDTRVLHWHAHAINSLVFTNCGRFMLTGGEEAVVVIWDLENGTKRFITRLESTIFYIVISTVDNIPTQYLVSCGSNCVKTFDPILLMLKHTIFGIQVPIAMSIANFDNLKGIARITDQFTLASTSDGAENIVCVKPMRRNIYFQSLPLSPSNSTPYGLIALSISGVKLQFFSVVTGVQHSYLDFIDSNYVSRSQEDFGFTYLVEEICISRDCSRIVASSFRNMYHSDRIKDSVDSEKRILRFWHKKHDELGYIVNTQVNNVHITRVLNIIELSPDSFVSVSTYDWKLWSFCGDSDKWSCTFAGSFKGFTNYTACLSIDKSLMAVSHGMHLSFWYSDCQSLLLHKKLSNDVINCVCFVDHQHLLTATAFDISIWDIFSGFNEPIQTYSYTHYKITQLVYNEVLPNVFVVIVGDKTRSKLEVFQINTGSYSFRSIHAEEQCIPNGYIACCLAKLPLFAVNTASDNVVGDTRATINGVCIEQIVKSSDYLTLLVVLLNNLEFRTYTIDVETHAIRVCEYLVPSIASTGNTAEKRHLFDGIDVPGDVRMGQSIKRASMVRPFEEDCPTFALPSPNVVFHRMVRSLLKPQNSFPSAKNGM, encoded by the exons ATGGAAGCCCATCTGTCCAAACCGAATGGAAACGATTATCATACCCAAAATGGTGGCTCTAAAAGTGATAGTCTAAAATGTAGTTATAAGAGTCCACTATTTGGCGGCTACTTCTTAACCAGCGCCCCCTGCTATTCCACATGTGGCTTATACATATTTGTAAGCAATGCTTCTAGAGTACATGTTTACAACTCCAAGGATTTATCTTACAAATTTGTACTTCCTCCCACTGATTCA ATCATAAATATCGCAGTCTATTGCTGTAGTAACGACTATCTGCTAGTGCTTTCAAGGCTGGGCAAATTAATAGTCTATAGGATGGATGAGGAATACTCCAGTTTCGATAAATTTGCCGAGTATAGTTTCACTGGGTTGGAGATGCTGGATATGAAGGtgtcaaaatttggcaCGATTTTTCTGGTAACCAGGCATGATTCCAACACCATTGGCATTTGTAAACTACAATTGAACTTTAGTGTATCGTGCACCGAGATTGTGGAGTGCCGAGATAAACTAGAgtatatatgcaaatttgATCGTGATATAAGCTGTTTTGCCATATCATATACCGGAGAAATGATCGCAGTTTCCGTATACAAACTCTTAATGGTATTTAAGGTTGTCGATATGGGCAGTATCAATATGAATAAATCAGCAAATTTGGGTAATTTGGTAATGTATTGCACGTTATCTCTGCATCAGATTACAACTTTGTCATTCCACCCAAGACAAAATTATCTGGCATCCGGAGATATCACGGGCAAGGTTATTACATGGCACATAAAACAATACGATAATCAGTCAATGGCGGTAAATAATCCACTTGTGTTTAGCGCCTCTTCCGTCGccctaaattatatttctACTGGAATGATGAGTAATGAGGTTTGCCACAAAAGGATGGGTTGCTTTTACCTAATTAATAACCCAGATAATCCCATATCTCCGCATCCCATTGCTGAATCACTCATCTCTAGTGAAAACTCAGGCAAATCGCAGTTGAAAACTATTGATAAACAATTGAATGCCGTAAATGATGGCTCTGGtgttgaaaatttcattgGGTTACTCGAATGTGACACTAGGGTGTTACATTGGCACGCCCATGCAATAAACAGTTTGGTCTTTACTAATTGTGGTAGGTTTATGCTAACAGGGGGTGAAGAGGCAGTTGTTGTAATCTGGGATTTGGAAAATGGTACCAAACGTTTTATCACGCGTTTGGAGTCTACGATCTTTTATATTGTGATATCAACAGTGGATAACATTCCCACACAATATCTGGTTTCATGTGGTAGCAATTGCGTGAAGACTTTCGATCCAATTTTGCTGATGCTCAAACATACGATTTTTGGCATTCAAGTCCCCATTGCCATGTCAAtagcaaattttgacaatttgaagGGAATTGCAAGGATTACTGATCAATTTACCCTAGCCAGTACAAGTGATGGCGctgaaaatattgtttgtGTTAAGCCCATGAGACGAAATATCTACTTTCAATCTCTGCCACTCAGTCCGAGCAATTCTACTCCTTATGGCCTAATCGCACTATCTATTTCTGGAGTAAAACTTCAGTTTTTTAGCGTTGTTACTGGTGTTCAGCATTCATATCTTGACTTTATTGATTCAAATTACGTTAGTAGGAGTCAAGAGGATTTTGGTTTCACATATCTTGTGGAGGAGATATGTATCAGTAGAGATTGCAGCAGGATTGTCGCCAGCAGCTTCAGAAATATGTACCATAGCGACAGAATTAAAGATTCCGTGGATTCTGAGAAACGAATTTTGCGTTTTTGGCACAAAAAACACGATGAACTCGGTTACATTGTTAATACACAAGTAAACAACGTGCACATTACGAGggttttaaatattatcgAATTATCCCCCGATAGTTTTGTAAGTGTTTCCACTTATGACTGGAAATTGTGGTCGTTTTGTGGGGATTCTGATAAGTGGAGTTGTACGTTTGCTGGGTCATTCAAGGGATTTACGAATTATACCGCATGCTTATccattgataaatcattaatggCTGTGTCCCATGGTATGCACTTGTCATTTTGGTATAGCGACTGTCAATCACTATTATTGCACAAGAAATTGTCAAACGATGTAATAAATTGCGTTTGTTTTGTGGACCATCAGCATTTGCTCACAGCTACGGCGTTTGATATCTCTATTTGGGACATATTTTCTGGATTTAACGAGCCTATCCAAACGTATAGTTATACACATTACAAGATTACGCAATTAGTATATAATGAAGTGTTACCCAATGTGTTTGTCGTTATTGTGGGAGATAAG acacGTAGTAAATTGGAGGTTTTCCAAATAAATACGGGAAGTTATTCATTCAGATCTATACACGCAGAAGAGCAATGCATTCCAAACGGGTATATAGCATGTTGTCTGGCTAAATTGCCATTGTTTGCCGTAAACACTGCAAGTGATAATGTTGTTGGTGATACTCGGGCCACTATAAACGGTGTTTGTATTGAACAAATAGTCAAGTCTAGCGATTATCTGACTCTGTTAGTTGTGCTGCTGAATAACCTGGAATTCCGGACATACACGATTGATGTAGAGACCCATGCTATTAGAGTTTGTGAATATTTGGTGCCCTCTATTGCAAGTACGGGGAATACGGCCGAAAAACGTCACTTGTTTGACGGTATCGATGTACCTGGCGATGTTCGTATGGGACAGTCGATAAAAAGAGCATCGATGGTTAGGCCATTTGAGGAAGACTGTCCAACATTTGCTCTGCCCTCGCCAAATGTTGTATTTCATCGCATGGTAAGATCGCTGCTCAAGCCACAAAACAGTTTCCCAAGCGCCAAAAATGGCATGTAA
- a CDS encoding hypothetical protein (overlaps_old_locusTagID:BBM_II01130), which translates to MNIKYQIHFFIATILAIWRNVECKHYIGRSTSKIASNTKITSKGVNKGNSPKRRLIFGVLGSLLSPVITPLVKGIGDMINPQPPPEPPNMDTLVANVGDAITKKLSEQKKKRRKDESDNSEDEDEENEESDDDDDGNASGADAGDD; encoded by the coding sequence ATGaacataaaatatcaaatacatttttttaTAGCCACTATATTAGCTATATGGCGGAATGTTGAATGTAAACATTATATAGGAAGATCGACGTCTAAAATCGCGTCGAACACCAAAATTACCAGCAAAGGGGTTAATAAAGGAAATAGTCCAAAAAGGAGACTAATATTTGGAGTATTGGGAAGTTTGTTATCACCAGTGATAACGCCCTTAGTGAAGGGGATTGGCGATATGATAAATCCGCAGCCACCACCAGAACCCCCTAACATGGATACCTTAGTGGCAAATGTCGGAGATGCTATAACAAAAAAACTCTCAGAACAAAAAAAGAAACGCAGAAAAGATGAGTCTGACAATAGTGAAGATGAAGATGAAGAAAATGAAGAAAGTGATGACGATGATGATGGAAATGCCAGTGGAGCAGATGCCGGAGATGATTAG
- a CDS encoding hypothetical protein (overlaps_old_locusTagID:BBM_II01120), whose amino-acid sequence MMHSVLILFIAAIPLKTTLGYNVGTSPNISVINRRPLPAIPIEQNDENKNGRSNDQSKSVPSTSKIPPTSIQAEPIYEDIYDYGDDWQESEFRPLSTNSTFTGSPYGSIAGSVNDDYMNITLKDYLRAKKRGIGRTYQRHVGSKVTNIKDKASNAVGNAKHAIGDRIFKTKYAIGNTAYNAKAAVLNVATKAKNNVSGAARKAVHVATAPSRKVKKIYNSFKTYPKDNIVLKSYERDDIKDE is encoded by the exons ATGATGCATAGCGtactaatattatttatcgcGGCAATTCCATTAAAAACAACTCTTGGTTACAACGTCGGTACATCACCTAATATAAGCGTAATTAATCGTCGACCTTTACCT GCAATACCAATTGAACAAAATGAT gAAAACAAGAATGGCCGATCTAATGATCAGAGTAAAAGTGTACCATCAACTAGTAAAATCC CACCCACCAGTATTCAGGCCGAACCTATATATGAAgatatatatgattatgGTGATGACTGGCAGGAAAGTGAATTTAGACCACTTTCAACCAATAGCACATTCACTGGGAGCCCATATGGCTCAATCGCTGGAAGTGTCAATGACgattatatgaatataacGCTGAAGGATTATTTGAGAGCAAAGAAGAGAGGCATTGGTAGGACTTATCAAAGACATGTGGGATCTAAGGTAACTAATATCAAGGATAAAGCCTCAAATGCAGTTGGAAATGCCAAGCATGCAATAGGAGACAGAATATTCAAAACGAAATATGCAATTGGTAACACAGCATACAATGCAAAGGCGGCTGTTCTAAATGTTGCAACTAAAGCGAAGAATAATGTAAGTGGTGCGGCTAGGAAGGCTGTACATGTAGCAACCGCTCCTAGTAGAAAAGTTAAAAAGATATACAACTCCTTCAAAACTTATCCTAAA GATAACATTGTATTAAAAAGTTACGAACGAGATGATATAAAAGATGAATAA
- a CDS encoding actin-related protein 6, Plant like. ALP2 (overlaps_old_locusTagID:BBM_II01140) has protein sequence MEYDYKLPKVVIDNGSGFIKAGIVGKNRNPIILPNCIGQQRKRGFVYVADNCYTCSEYFCLRPQQSGIVVDPLRQLLIWEKVIGKNSNSLSISPEKIGLIVTGPLLTPQASLRALSEIIFEDLCIPIAAFIPAQTASQWSQYSKVLKTECFCPGYKSFDLNHGYTLLVDIGFSSIHSIPYKDGIPILKGALRSNIGGSHLNAYLKNVMSLRSLDLNFNELLVQHIREESCYVSPNIDEECKLSSKLKSRRLAYEYIIPEYVKNKTQMSNFFQTYRSNPKSLLEHDLNYLSQPPVAETGVHGVDDMLIDSNTASYITQDDVKNGKTDVNVNHFFHPSQFVDTTTQRIRLYTECFTVPEALFSPDIIGLNECGIVDLICKSLSKCPFEAQPLLAENIFICGGNAKIKGLKLRLYNELKSSLPDHWKLCIRQSVDPQLSAFYGSCVWALDPGGFASHAITRAGFLENGLSIC, from the exons ATGGAATATGATtacaaattgccaaaagtAGTGATAGATAATGGCAGTGGTTTTATTAAAGCAGGTATTGTGGGTAAAAATCGAAATCCCATAATCCTCCCCAATTGCATTGGACAACAGCGTAAACGTGGTTTCGTATACGTAGCCGATAACTGTTATACATGCAGTGAATACTTTTGTTTGAGGCCACAACAATCTGGTATTGTTGTGGATCCATTGCGGCAATTGTTGATTTGGGAGAAGGTAATAGggaaaaattcaaattcttTGTCAATATCTCCAGAAAAAATAGGTTTGATAGTTACCGGACCATTGCTAACACCTCAAGCTTCACTTCGTGCCCTTTctgaaatcatttttgaagATCTATGTATACCTATTGCCGCGTTTATCCCAGCCCAAACTGCGAGTCAATGGAGTCAATACTCCAAAGTCTTAAAGACGGAGTGCTTTTGCCCAGGCTACAAATCATTCGACCTAAACCACGGCTATACGTTGCTAGTAGATATAGGCTTCTCATCTATCCACTCCATCCCCTACAAAGATGGTATTCCAATCCTCAAAGGGGCACTTCGCAGTAATATAGGCGGGAGCCATCTCAACGCCTATCTTAAAAACGTAATGTCTCTCAGGTCTCTGGATCTGAATTTTAACGAACTCCTTGTTCAACACATAAGAGAAGAGTCTTGTTATGTATCCCCAAACATAGATGAAGAGTGTAAGCTATCGTCTAAATTGAAGAGTAGGAGATTGGCctatgaatatataataccGGAATACGTTAAAAAT AAAACccaaatgtcaaatttttttcaaaccTATCGCAGCAATCCCAAATCGTTGCTAGAGCAcgatttgaattatttatcgcAGCCACCAGTCGCCGAAACTGGCGTTCACGGCGTCGATGATATGCTAATTGATTCTAATACAGCCTCCTATATAACTCAAGATGATGTGAAAAATGGGAAAACTGACGTAAATgttaatcatttttttcacCCTAGTCAGTTTGTGGATACTACAACACAGCGAATTCGATTGTATACCGAATGCTTTACGGTGCCAGAAGCACTGTTTTCCCCCGATA TAATAGGGCTAAACGAGTGTGGAATTGTTGATCTGATTTGTAAATCGTTATCTAAATGCCCTTTTGAGGCTCAACCTTTGCTGGcagaaaatatattcatttgtgGAGGAAATGCCAAAATTAAGGGGCTAAAACTCAGGCTATATAACGAGttaaaatcatcattacCAGATCACTGGAAATTATGCATTAGGCAATCTGTAGATCCACAATTATCTGCTTTCTATGGCTCTTGCGTTTGGGCTCTAGACCCTGGCGGATTTGCTTCACATGCCATCACACGCGCGGGATTCTTAGAAAATGGGCTATCAATCTgctaa
- a CDS encoding hypothetical protein (overlaps_old_locusTagID:BBM_II01125): MSRTLNYSDVYKFCAGLCNSIDESRDTNKLLICQRKCHDGMIEEGFANGHTKKLPRKHFKKRRGIFNRAKKMIFKPVRYVYRKFVPRQSMDYDTNMTNN, translated from the exons ATGTCAAGAACTTTGAATTATTCCGATGTTTATAAGTTCTGCGCTGGATTGTGTAATTCGATAGATGAAAGTAGGGATACCAACAAACTTTTGATC TGTCAACGTAAATGTCATGACGGAATGATTGAAGAAGGTTTTGCCAATGGACATACCAAAAAACTTCCAAGGAAGCATTTCAAAAAAAGAAGAGGTATATTTAATCGCGCCAAAAAGATGATATTCAAGCCCGTTAGATATGTTTACAGAAAATTTGTTCCGAGACAATCCATGGATTATGATACTAACATGACGAATAACTAG